TGGTGCGCGTGGTAGGGGCAAAGGTTGGTGCAATTGCTGAACGAGGATAGGGAGGGAGTTTCCTGCCGGAACTTCGGTCTGGTTCAGGCCCTTGCAGAAGAGGATGTGTTTGGTATCGATAGTTGATACCTGCGGGGCAATCGGCTACGATGCCGCCTCAATTCTATCAAGTCTCTCTGGGGCTTTGGTCGAGACAGAACTGCGTCGGCTGCGTGGTGATGCGTAGAGTCCTATACAAGTTCCAAATCACCCTGGTACACTGGAACAGTCTTTGCCGGACTGATGTCCGAGTTGCACGGATAGCCGGCCTGTGCTAGAATACGGGCGATGGCGACGTAGCAAAGTGGTAATGCAGCGGTCTGCAAAACCGCCATTCGCGGGTTCGATTCCCGCCGTCGCCTCCAGATGAAGTCCGTAACGAGAGGTTAATTGCCTCTCGTTCTTTGTTTCACGACAGAACATGCGAATACTCTGTGCCCTGACCTACTATCGTCCCTACACCAGTGGTCTTACCATCTATGTTGAACGACTGGCTCGTGGCCTGGCCCGTCGTGGTCATCAGGTGACGGTGCTGACCTCGCAGTACGATCCGAGTCTGCCAAAGCTTGAATGGCTCGATGGTGTGCGTGTGATTCGTGCCCCAGTCCTGGCCCGGATTAGCAAGGGTGTGCTGATGCCAACATTTGGCTGGCTGGCAACCCGACTCGCTCTCGAACATGATGCGATGAGTCTCCATTTGCCGCAGTTTGATGCACCGGGACTGGCGTTACGCGGTCGTCTCTTGAAACAGCCGGTTGTGCTGACATACCACAGTGACCTGAAATTACCCCCCGGTATGTTGAACCGGGTAGCCAATCGCGTGGTTGACGTTGCCAATCAGGCGGCTGCTGCACTGGCAACTCGCATCGTAGCGTATACGCAGGACTTCGCCGATCACTCACCGTATCTTCGGCGCTGGCGCACAAAAGTGACTATCATCCCGCCGCCGGTTGAGGTAGCCGAGATTCCGGAGTCAGAGATTGACGCATTTCGCCGACGCTGGAATCTTCAGGGGCCGGTGATCGGCATGGCTGCCCGCCTGGCGGCTGAAAAAGGGGTTGAAGTGCTGTTGGCAGCACTCCCGCGCATCCTGGCCGTGTATCCGACGGCACGTGTTCTCTTTGCCGGGCCGCACGAACATGTCCTCGGCGAAGAGGCATACGCTCGACGGCTGGCACCGCTATTTGCCCAATTTCGCGATCACTGGACATTTCTCGGCACCCTCGATCCACGGGAGATGGCAGCGTTTTTTCCAAATCTCGATGTACTGGTCGTGCCATCGCTCAACTCAACCGAAACCTTTGGTCTGGTACAGGTCGAAGCAATGCTCTGCGGCACACCAACGGTTGCCAGTAACCTACCCGGTGTACGCCAGCCACCACTGATGACCGGTATGGGGAAGGTCGTCCCAATTGGCGATGCAACTGCGCTGGCCGAAGCTATTCTTGAGATTATTGGTAATCGCACCGCTTATGTACGGCCACGCGAAGAAATAGCAGCGCTCTTCAGTACAGAGCGTACCGTCATTGAATACGAGAACCTCTTCCGCCAGTTAGGAGTCGCCGACCGGGTATGAACGCGGTACAATACCTTCGATAGACTCTCGATGAAGGTTGCTGATATGCCTGACTACTTACGACCACATTTGCTCACATTGCCCATACATCGGGCGATGATCCGTTCTATAGAAGCACGACTGTTTGCTGAACTGGCACCTGATTTGCCGGAACCCATCCTTGATATTGGCTCCGGTGACGGAACATTTGTTCAGATTTCTCTGCCCAACAAGCGGATCATTGGTATTGATCCACGCAAAGCCGACACGCACGAAGCGGCACGGCGAGGTGTTTATGCAGCATTGTGTGTGGCCGATGGTGCTGCCCTACCGTTCGCTGATCAATCGTTTGCTGCGGCAATCTCAAATTGTGTGCTTGAACACGTACAGCCGCTTGATCAAACCCTACGGGAAGTGGCACGAGTTGTTCGTCCTGGAGCCCCGTTTGTTGCCTCAGTCGTGGGTGATCGTTTCCCACGGGAATTACTCGGCACGTGGCTGCTTGATCGGTTGGGATTTGATGGTAGTAGCATCTATGGACGCTGGTTCAACCGTATTTCATATCATTACAACACGCTCAGCAGAGCTGAATGGACAGAACGCTTTACCCGTGCAGGCTTCACCGTAGAGGTCTGCCGACCATATATGAGTGATGCAGCCCTAAAGTTGTTTGATCTCAGTCACTACTACGGTGCGCCGAGCCTGATCACACGTGCGCTAACGGGGCGCTGGTTGATAGCACCACCCTTTACGCCTAATCTCCTGTGGGAACCGATCCTGCGTCGGATTTATGAGGCACCTGCGCCAGCCGATGCACCATGCTACTTTTTTGTTCTGCGGAGGCGTCATGACTGAATCGACGATGACGGCTGCTGAATTGACTGCTGCCGGAAGAGCGGCATTAATCGCCGGCGACACCGTAACTGCACGGTTGCGGTTTCGCGAAGCGCTCGAAATTGATCCCAACTACGTGGAAGCGCTTCTGGGGATGGCCGCCGCCGTGCGGCCATATCGCGACAAGCGTGAGTACCTTCTGCGCGCACTGGCAATTGATCCCAACCTGGCCGAAGCACGAGCAACTCTGGAACAGGTAGAGGCAAGACTGGCAGCGGGTGAATTACTCGCACCCACCGGCGTACAGGTGCGTGAGCAGAGTGAGACCGCGGTCGTTACAGAACCTTCTGAATCACCAGCACCGCCTGAAACGGAGACGCTATTCTGCTATCGCCATCCGCAACGCGAAACCGGGTTGCGCTGTATTAGTTGTAGTCGTCCGATTTGTCCAGAGTGTGCCCGCGCTACG
This genomic window from Chloroflexus aurantiacus J-10-fl contains:
- a CDS encoding glycosyltransferase family 4 protein; its protein translation is MRILCALTYYRPYTSGLTIYVERLARGLARRGHQVTVLTSQYDPSLPKLEWLDGVRVIRAPVLARISKGVLMPTFGWLATRLALEHDAMSLHLPQFDAPGLALRGRLLKQPVVLTYHSDLKLPPGMLNRVANRVVDVANQAAAALATRIVAYTQDFADHSPYLRRWRTKVTIIPPPVEVAEIPESEIDAFRRRWNLQGPVIGMAARLAAEKGVEVLLAALPRILAVYPTARVLFAGPHEHVLGEEAYARRLAPLFAQFRDHWTFLGTLDPREMAAFFPNLDVLVVPSLNSTETFGLVQVEAMLCGTPTVASNLPGVRQPPLMTGMGKVVPIGDATALAEAILEIIGNRTAYVRPREEIAALFSTERTVIEYENLFRQLGVADRV
- a CDS encoding class I SAM-dependent methyltransferase, which encodes MPDYLRPHLLTLPIHRAMIRSIEARLFAELAPDLPEPILDIGSGDGTFVQISLPNKRIIGIDPRKADTHEAARRGVYAALCVADGAALPFADQSFAAAISNCVLEHVQPLDQTLREVARVVRPGAPFVASVVGDRFPRELLGTWLLDRLGFDGSSIYGRWFNRISYHYNTLSRAEWTERFTRAGFTVEVCRPYMSDAALKLFDLSHYYGAPSLITRALTGRWLIAPPFTPNLLWEPILRRIYEAPAPADAPCYFFVLRRRHD